A single window of Chitinophaga sp. XS-30 DNA harbors:
- a CDS encoding GDP-L-fucose synthase, whose amino-acid sequence MQPQDKIYIAGHRGMVGSAIKRRLETAGFTNFVTRTSAELDLRDQQAVEAFFIEEKPAYVFLAAAKVGGIMANNTYRGEFLYDNLMIQSNVIHQAYKTGVKKLMFLGSSCIYPKMAPQPLREEYLLTGLLEPTNEPYAIAKIAGIKMCDAYRAQYGCNFVSVMPTNLYGPNDSYDLNNSHVLPALLRKFHEAKINGHPEVVVWGTGTPKREFLHADDMADACFYLMQHYDEEGLVNIGTGEDISIGELAQLIQNITDYKGKLVFDHTKPDGTPRKLMNVSKLNSQGWKAKIGLEEGIKAVYKEHFS is encoded by the coding sequence ATGCAACCACAAGATAAAATATACATCGCCGGCCATCGTGGAATGGTCGGCTCTGCCATCAAAAGAAGGCTGGAAACTGCCGGGTTTACCAACTTTGTAACCCGTACATCAGCTGAACTGGATTTACGGGATCAACAGGCAGTAGAAGCGTTTTTCATAGAGGAAAAACCGGCCTACGTATTCCTTGCCGCGGCGAAAGTCGGCGGCATCATGGCCAACAACACCTACCGCGGTGAGTTCCTTTATGATAACCTGATGATCCAGAGTAATGTGATCCATCAGGCTTATAAAACCGGTGTAAAAAAGCTGATGTTCCTCGGTTCTTCCTGCATCTATCCGAAAATGGCACCGCAGCCGCTGAGGGAAGAATATCTGCTCACCGGCCTGCTGGAACCTACAAATGAGCCATACGCTATCGCGAAGATAGCCGGCATTAAAATGTGCGATGCCTATCGTGCGCAATACGGATGCAATTTCGTATCTGTTATGCCCACCAACCTCTATGGCCCGAACGATAGCTACGATCTGAATAACTCCCATGTACTGCCAGCCCTGCTGCGCAAGTTCCATGAGGCCAAAATCAACGGCCATCCTGAGGTTGTCGTATGGGGCACCGGCACACCTAAACGGGAATTTCTGCATGCGGACGACATGGCGGATGCCTGCTTTTACCTTATGCAGCATTACGATGAGGAAGGCCTTGTGAATATCGGCACCGGCGAAGATATCAGTATCGGCGAACTTGCACAGCTTATTCAAAACATTACCGATTACAAAGGCAAGCTGGTATTCGATCATACCAAACCCGATGGAACGCCCCGCAAACTGATGAATGTATCCAAACTGAATAGCCAGGGCTGGAAAGCGAAGATTGGCCTGGAAGAGGGAATAAAAGCGGTGTACAAGGAGCATTTTTCCTGA
- a CDS encoding capsule assembly Wzi family protein, whose product MKQLLRIAACILLALPTMAQEKLPVIAPYHAQNIRELYLDSVNHHTALKTILHEDTSAMYTQADSIKRSWFHRKLFKEHLFEFREPDFNFFVDFLPDFQIGRSNRGKTLWLNTRGARVQANIGKNFYFESSFYENQGVFPAYIDSFVARKRVIPGQGEIKYNDKIGKTYDFAYVNALLSYTPSKYLNFTLGYGTNSYGDGYRSLILSDIGFSYPYLRITGTLGQFQYTSMWAQFIDQQGLSFGQAYEGIGYPKKWGVFHFLDWNVSKKLTIGVYDAVIWPDTDTAGRKRGFDWSYMNPIIFLRPAEYSAGSSDNSMLGLNAKYKLFPKTTVYGQFMIDEFKIKEMLSSDGWWGNKWSAQLGFRSFDLFKVPKLDLQGELNIVRPFTYSYSNTRTNYAHYNQSLAHPMGANFKEVLGIASYTYKRWFIRGQVTYANYGLDYDQTTSYGQDIFKPYTNRIGEYDNRIGQGLKTDFLYGQGTIAFVLNPKYNLRVELSAAGRQEKNELETRREFIFSFGLRSSFRQFYYDF is encoded by the coding sequence ATGAAGCAACTCCTCCGGATAGCCGCATGTATTTTGCTGGCTCTCCCAACCATGGCCCAGGAAAAACTACCGGTAATCGCCCCTTATCACGCGCAAAACATAAGGGAACTCTACCTGGATTCCGTTAACCATCATACCGCCCTCAAAACCATCCTGCATGAGGATACCAGCGCCATGTACACACAGGCCGACAGCATCAAACGCAGTTGGTTTCACCGCAAACTTTTCAAGGAGCATCTCTTCGAGTTCCGCGAACCGGATTTCAATTTTTTTGTGGATTTCTTGCCGGACTTTCAGATCGGCCGTAGCAACAGAGGTAAAACCCTCTGGCTGAACACCCGTGGCGCCCGCGTACAAGCCAACATCGGAAAGAATTTCTACTTCGAAAGCTCTTTCTATGAGAATCAGGGCGTATTCCCCGCGTATATCGACAGTTTCGTAGCAAGAAAAAGGGTAATCCCCGGTCAGGGGGAAATAAAATACAACGACAAAATCGGCAAAACCTACGATTTCGCTTACGTCAACGCCCTTCTCTCTTACACACCAAGCAAATACCTCAACTTCACCTTAGGCTACGGCACCAATTCCTATGGCGATGGATACCGCTCCCTCATCCTCTCCGATATTGGTTTCAGCTACCCCTATCTGAGAATAACAGGCACTCTGGGCCAATTCCAGTACACCTCCATGTGGGCACAGTTCATCGACCAGCAGGGACTCTCATTCGGACAAGCATACGAAGGCATCGGCTACCCAAAAAAATGGGGCGTATTCCACTTCCTGGATTGGAACGTCTCCAAAAAGCTCACCATCGGCGTGTACGATGCCGTGATCTGGCCGGATACCGACACCGCCGGGCGCAAAAGAGGTTTCGACTGGAGCTACATGAACCCTATCATCTTCCTCCGCCCCGCTGAATACTCCGCCGGCTCTTCTGATAACTCGATGTTGGGCCTTAACGCCAAATACAAGCTCTTCCCCAAGACTACTGTCTACGGCCAGTTCATGATCGATGAATTCAAAATAAAGGAAATGCTCAGCAGTGATGGCTGGTGGGGTAACAAATGGTCTGCCCAACTGGGCTTCCGCTCCTTTGATCTCTTTAAGGTCCCTAAACTAGACTTGCAGGGAGAGCTTAATATCGTGCGTCCGTTCACGTACTCCTACAGTAACACACGGACCAATTACGCCCATTATAATCAATCGCTCGCCCATCCGATGGGCGCCAACTTCAAAGAAGTGCTCGGCATCGCCTCCTACACCTACAAAAGATGGTTTATCAGAGGCCAGGTCACCTATGCCAACTACGGCCTTGACTACGACCAGACCACAAGCTATGGGCAGGATATCTTCAAGCCTTATACGAACCGCATAGGCGAATATGACAACCGGATAGGCCAGGGCCTGAAAACAGATTTCCTCTACGGCCAGGGTACCATCGCATTTGTACTTAATCCAAAATACAACCTCCGTGTAGAGCTATCAGCCGCCGGACGCCAGGAGAAAAATGAACTGGAAACCAGGAGAGAGTTTATATTCTCCTTTGGATTAAGGAGTTCCTTCCGGCAATTTTACTACGATTTTTAA
- a CDS encoding MBOAT family protein: MLFNSFEFALFLPIVFILYWFVARNNLVAQNWILLVSSFVFYGWWDYRFLFLLGFSIFLDYFTGLKIENALTRKGKRNWLYISVFFNLGFLGFFKYYNFFIESFAELLSAVGLQPNVWTLQLILPIGISFYTFHGLSYVFDIYNGKTKPTYKFVDYAVFVSFFPLLVAGPIERATHLLPQVSNGRQFNLENAVDGLRQILWGLFKKIVIADGCAIYVNMIFGDYANYNGSTLFVGAILFAFQIYGDFSGYSDIALGVARLFGFELLKNFAYPYFSRDIAEFWRRWHISLSTWFKDYVYIPLGGSKVSKLKVIRNTFIIFLLSGFWHGANWTFIFWGGLNAMYFLPLLLFGRNRTNLDIVAKGKLLPSLRDMYKMGSTFLLVALAWIFFRSENLNNAFAYVAGIFSPTFFTKPEVLPRTLLFAIFIFIIVEWQGREQPYAIATTGLSWHRPVRWFFYCMLIVTIIVLGSREQQFIYFQF, from the coding sequence ATGCTATTTAATTCTTTTGAATTTGCTCTTTTTCTTCCAATTGTTTTTATTTTATACTGGTTTGTTGCAAGGAATAACTTAGTTGCCCAAAACTGGATTCTTCTTGTATCGAGTTTCGTATTTTATGGTTGGTGGGATTATCGTTTTCTATTCTTACTCGGATTTTCCATTTTTTTGGATTATTTCACTGGATTGAAGATAGAGAATGCTTTAACTCGGAAGGGTAAAAGAAATTGGCTGTATATAAGTGTATTTTTCAATCTCGGTTTTTTAGGCTTTTTTAAATACTATAATTTTTTTATTGAATCATTTGCTGAACTGTTAAGTGCTGTAGGGCTTCAACCAAATGTATGGACTTTACAGCTTATTTTGCCAATTGGGATTTCCTTCTATACGTTTCATGGGTTATCTTATGTATTTGATATTTATAACGGAAAGACAAAGCCAACCTATAAGTTTGTAGACTACGCGGTCTTTGTAAGTTTTTTTCCGTTGCTTGTTGCGGGGCCTATTGAGAGAGCGACACATTTATTACCTCAAGTATCAAATGGTAGACAATTCAATCTAGAAAATGCTGTTGATGGATTAAGGCAAATTTTATGGGGATTATTCAAGAAAATAGTAATTGCAGATGGTTGTGCTATTTATGTTAACATGATTTTTGGAGATTACGCAAACTATAATGGCAGTACACTATTTGTCGGCGCTATCTTGTTTGCGTTTCAAATTTATGGAGATTTTTCGGGCTATTCTGATATTGCACTTGGAGTTGCCAGGCTTTTTGGATTTGAATTGCTTAAGAATTTCGCCTATCCATATTTCTCAAGAGATATTGCTGAGTTTTGGCGGAGATGGCATATCTCGTTATCAACTTGGTTTAAGGACTATGTTTATATCCCCCTTGGGGGGAGCAAGGTTAGCAAGCTAAAGGTGATAAGAAATACGTTTATTATTTTTTTGCTAAGCGGATTCTGGCATGGTGCTAATTGGACTTTCATCTTTTGGGGAGGGTTAAATGCCATGTACTTTCTTCCACTATTACTTTTTGGTAGGAATAGAACGAATTTGGATATTGTTGCGAAAGGGAAACTCTTACCTTCCTTAAGAGATATGTATAAAATGGGAAGTACATTTTTGCTTGTAGCGCTTGCTTGGATTTTCTTTCGTTCTGAAAATCTGAATAATGCTTTTGCATACGTAGCGGGTATTTTTTCTCCGACTTTTTTTACAAAACCAGAAGTACTTCCTAGAACACTGCTTTTTGCTATCTTTATTTTTATAATTGTTGAATGGCAGGGAAGAGAGCAACCATATGCAATAGCAACGACAGGATTAAGCTGGCATCGGCCTGTCAGATGGTTTTTTTACTGTATGCTTATTGTAACAATTATTGTGTTGGGCAGTCGTGAGCAGCAATTTATTTATTTTCAGTTTTAG
- a CDS encoding ABC-F family ATP-binding cassette domain-containing protein has protein sequence MHYVTVEGLTKSFGITPLFENISFHIEEGDKIALVALNGTGKSTLLKILSGKETADSGKVWIHKDVTVVMLEQTSDFKLDRSVLENIFDHDHPILNAIKEYELLTDNDEEPDATALTNAIDKMDELNAWHFDAKVKQILGKLNIHHMEQRVGTLSGGQQKRVALAKVLIDIGFEHKHTLLIMDEPTNHLDVSMIEWLENYLDQENVTLLLVTHDRYFLDSVCNEVMELDDNTLYIYKGNYENYLEKKAAREESDKASTEKARNQYRKELEWMRKQPKARTTKSKSRIDAFYDVKERAAKRIEQQQLELNVKMTRLGGKILELKKVYKSYDRLNILKGFDYTFKKGERVGVVGKNGVGKSTFLNLLLGTEKADSGKINVGDTVVFGNYSQEGLIIKEDVRVIEYVKNIAENFPLADGTKVSAAQFLQLFLFTPEKQYTYISKLSGGEKRRLHLLSILFRNPNFLVLDEPTNDLDLPTLNILEEFLQSYQGCIIIVSHDRYFMDKLVDHLFVFEGDGVVRDFPGNYSQYREWERDQEKVKTPETPVEEKPKEPEKQEQKLRKMSFKEKRELELLEKEIATLENEKKQLDAQLADGTLPYDQLENASRRIGEVMQLLDDKGMRWLELSEMTAP, from the coding sequence ATGCACTACGTAACGGTCGAGGGGCTGACCAAATCATTCGGTATCACCCCGCTTTTCGAAAATATTTCCTTCCATATAGAAGAAGGCGACAAAATCGCCCTCGTGGCCCTCAACGGCACCGGAAAATCTACCCTCCTCAAGATCCTCAGCGGCAAAGAAACGGCCGACAGCGGCAAAGTCTGGATACACAAAGATGTCACCGTCGTGATGCTGGAACAGACCTCTGATTTCAAGCTGGACCGCTCCGTACTGGAAAACATCTTCGATCACGATCATCCCATCCTCAACGCCATCAAGGAATATGAACTGCTGACCGATAATGACGAGGAACCGGATGCCACCGCCCTCACCAATGCTATCGACAAAATGGACGAGCTGAATGCCTGGCACTTCGATGCCAAGGTCAAACAGATCCTCGGCAAACTCAATATCCACCACATGGAACAGCGGGTGGGCACCCTTTCCGGCGGCCAGCAGAAACGCGTGGCGCTGGCCAAAGTACTGATCGATATCGGGTTTGAACATAAACATACCCTCCTGATCATGGACGAACCCACCAACCACCTGGACGTGAGCATGATCGAATGGCTGGAGAATTATCTCGACCAGGAAAATGTGACCCTCCTGCTCGTGACGCACGACCGGTACTTCCTGGACAGCGTCTGCAACGAGGTTATGGAGCTGGATGACAACACCCTCTACATCTACAAAGGCAATTACGAGAACTACCTGGAAAAGAAAGCGGCCCGCGAGGAGTCCGACAAGGCCAGTACCGAAAAGGCCCGCAACCAGTACCGCAAAGAGCTGGAATGGATGCGCAAACAGCCCAAAGCCCGCACCACCAAATCCAAATCCCGCATAGACGCGTTCTATGACGTGAAGGAAAGGGCGGCCAAACGCATCGAACAGCAACAGCTGGAGCTGAACGTGAAAATGACCCGCCTCGGCGGCAAGATCCTCGAACTGAAAAAAGTCTACAAATCCTACGACCGCCTCAACATCCTCAAAGGCTTCGATTATACCTTCAAAAAGGGCGAACGTGTGGGCGTGGTGGGGAAGAACGGCGTGGGCAAATCCACCTTCCTCAACCTCCTGCTCGGCACCGAAAAAGCGGACTCGGGCAAGATCAATGTGGGCGATACCGTGGTGTTCGGCAATTATTCCCAGGAGGGGCTGATCATTAAGGAAGATGTACGGGTGATCGAATATGTGAAGAACATCGCGGAGAATTTCCCCCTGGCGGACGGCACCAAGGTGAGCGCGGCCCAGTTCCTGCAGCTTTTCCTGTTCACCCCGGAAAAACAATATACTTATATCTCCAAGCTGAGCGGTGGCGAAAAACGCCGCCTCCACCTCCTGTCCATCCTCTTCCGGAACCCTAACTTCCTGGTGCTGGATGAACCGACGAACGACCTGGACCTCCCCACGCTGAACATCCTGGAAGAATTCCTGCAATCCTACCAGGGCTGCATCATCATCGTGAGCCACGACCGGTACTTTATGGATAAACTGGTGGACCATCTCTTCGTGTTCGAAGGCGATGGCGTGGTACGCGACTTCCCCGGCAACTACAGCCAGTACCGGGAATGGGAGCGGGACCAGGAAAAGGTCAAAACACCCGAAACACCGGTGGAAGAGAAACCAAAGGAACCGGAAAAACAGGAACAGAAGCTCCGCAAAATGTCTTTCAAGGAAAAACGCGAGCTGGAACTGCTGGAAAAGGAGATAGCAACGCTGGAAAACGAAAAGAAACAGCTGGATGCCCAACTGGCGGACGGCACGCTCCCCTACGATCAGCTGGAAAATGCGTCGCGCCGCATCGGTGAAGTGATGCAGTTACTGGATGATAAAGGTATGCGTTGGCTGGAGCTGAGTGAAATGACGGCTCCCTAA
- a CDS encoding acyltransferase family protein — protein MNQNQRFLSLDVFRGLTVACMILVNTPGSWTYVWAPLRHAGWHGCTPTDLVFPFFLFAVGNAMSFAMKKFNTMSNAQVLGKIFKRTALIFVIGFVLSWFPFVKYDNGSLVFKSLESLRILGVLQRIALCYGIGALLIHFLKPKGALIATAVLLLGYWAVLWAFGGSDPYSLEGHIGLQVDKMILGESHMYHGEGIAFDPEGLLSTLPAVGNVVLGYWVGWFVQRNMHSPTMLMRLVAGGSILVATAIVWGIAFPINKKIWTSSYTLYTVGIATLLLAIFIYFIEMRKVRAGTYFFEVFGKNPLFIYVMSGVVVKLYGLIIIGDQNFYGWLYTHVFQAAFGDYPGSFLFGIFHVLLLWLLGVWMDKKKIYIRV, from the coding sequence ATGAACCAAAATCAACGCTTCCTTTCCCTCGATGTTTTCCGGGGCCTTACCGTTGCTTGCATGATTCTCGTGAACACGCCCGGTAGCTGGACCTATGTATGGGCGCCCTTGCGCCATGCCGGATGGCACGGCTGTACGCCCACCGACCTTGTATTCCCCTTCTTCCTGTTTGCCGTGGGCAATGCCATGAGCTTTGCCATGAAGAAGTTCAATACCATGAGCAATGCCCAGGTATTGGGGAAGATCTTCAAACGCACCGCCCTGATCTTTGTGATCGGCTTCGTGCTTTCCTGGTTCCCTTTCGTGAAATACGATAACGGCAGCCTGGTGTTCAAAAGCCTGGAAAGCCTCCGCATCCTGGGGGTACTGCAGCGCATTGCCCTGTGCTACGGCATAGGCGCCCTGCTGATCCATTTCCTGAAGCCCAAAGGGGCCCTGATCGCTACGGCGGTGTTGTTATTAGGATACTGGGCGGTATTATGGGCCTTCGGCGGCAGCGACCCCTACAGCCTGGAAGGGCATATCGGCCTGCAGGTGGATAAAATGATATTGGGCGAGAGCCATATGTACCACGGCGAAGGCATCGCATTCGACCCGGAAGGACTGCTGAGCACCCTGCCTGCGGTGGGCAATGTGGTGCTGGGTTACTGGGTGGGCTGGTTCGTGCAGCGCAATATGCATTCCCCCACCATGCTCATGCGGCTGGTAGCAGGTGGCAGCATTCTCGTGGCAACGGCTATCGTCTGGGGCATCGCCTTCCCGATCAACAAAAAGATCTGGACCAGCTCCTATACCCTCTACACCGTAGGCATTGCCACATTACTGCTGGCGATTTTTATTTATTTTATCGAGATGAGAAAAGTGCGCGCCGGCACTTACTTCTTCGAAGTGTTCGGCAAGAACCCGCTGTTCATTTACGTGATGTCCGGCGTGGTAGTGAAGTTATACGGACTGATCATTATCGGCGATCAGAATTTCTATGGATGGCTGTACACGCATGTATTCCAGGCCGCATTCGGCGATTACCCCGGCTCTTTCCTGTTCGGGATATTCCATGTGCTGCTGCTCTGGCTTCTGGGTGTGTGGATGGATAAAAAGAAGATCTATATCCGGGTGTAG
- a CDS encoding RtcB family protein — translation MAKLKLRGKDLRNIGFPESPVISVAITVMEQHYKHHSQEDALDLLQQVLQEPEAYRADEHLGKIAEKLIVEEITDIPLNEAPADYAVYGREFIDEGAISQMDYAMRLPVTAGGALMPDAHHGYGLPIGGVLAVKNAVIPYGVGVDIGCRMCLSILDIPHEQLEKRASSFKRELIAGTVFGAGAGWKPRLEDEVLEHPAFGEISLLKHLQQKAADQLSTSGSGNHFVEWGLADILDADNEWSLAPGLYTALLSHSGSRGLGAQIAGHYTKVAREITPLPREVQHLAWLEMDSEEGQEYWLAMNLAGDYASACHHHIHKRLIKAVGGQLLARVENHHNFAWKETHQGEEVIVHRKGATPAGKGVLGVIPGSMTAPGFIVRGRGAAASLDSASHGAGRQMSRAKANQSFTRHELTRLLKEHGVTLVGGGLDEAPGAYKDIATVMKAQTALVDIVGRFYPKIVRMADGGPRED, via the coding sequence ATGGCAAAATTAAAATTGCGGGGTAAAGACCTCCGGAACATCGGGTTCCCGGAGTCCCCGGTCATCAGTGTGGCCATCACCGTGATGGAGCAGCACTATAAACATCATTCACAGGAAGATGCGCTGGACCTGCTGCAGCAAGTGCTGCAGGAGCCGGAAGCATACAGAGCAGACGAACACCTCGGAAAGATCGCGGAAAAGCTGATCGTAGAGGAGATAACGGATATCCCGCTGAACGAAGCACCGGCAGACTATGCCGTGTACGGACGGGAATTTATTGACGAAGGCGCCATCAGCCAGATGGACTACGCCATGCGCCTGCCGGTAACCGCCGGCGGGGCGCTGATGCCGGATGCCCATCATGGCTACGGCCTGCCTATCGGCGGTGTGCTGGCGGTGAAAAATGCCGTGATCCCCTACGGCGTGGGGGTAGATATCGGCTGCAGGATGTGCCTGAGCATTTTGGATATCCCGCATGAGCAGCTCGAAAAGCGGGCCTCCTCTTTTAAACGGGAGCTGATCGCCGGTACGGTATTCGGCGCAGGAGCGGGATGGAAACCGCGGCTGGAAGATGAAGTGCTGGAGCATCCGGCCTTCGGGGAGATCAGCCTGCTGAAACATCTGCAGCAAAAGGCTGCGGACCAGCTGAGCACTTCCGGTTCCGGCAACCATTTTGTGGAATGGGGACTGGCAGACATCCTGGATGCGGATAACGAATGGTCGCTCGCTCCCGGGCTGTACACCGCTTTGCTGTCGCATTCCGGTTCCCGGGGCCTGGGGGCACAGATCGCAGGGCATTACACCAAAGTGGCGCGGGAGATCACGCCGTTGCCGCGGGAAGTCCAGCATCTCGCCTGGCTGGAGATGGACAGTGAAGAAGGGCAGGAATACTGGCTGGCCATGAACCTGGCCGGAGATTATGCCTCCGCCTGTCACCATCACATTCATAAACGGTTGATCAAAGCCGTAGGGGGACAATTGCTGGCGAGGGTGGAGAACCACCATAACTTCGCGTGGAAAGAGACCCATCAGGGCGAGGAGGTGATCGTTCACCGGAAAGGCGCTACGCCGGCCGGTAAAGGCGTGCTGGGCGTGATTCCCGGCTCTATGACCGCACCGGGCTTCATCGTCAGGGGGCGGGGCGCAGCCGCATCGCTGGATAGCGCGTCCCACGGTGCGGGAAGGCAGATGAGCCGGGCAAAGGCGAACCAGTCGTTCACCAGGCATGAGCTGACCAGGCTGCTGAAAGAGCATGGGGTAACGCTGGTGGGCGGCGGACTGGACGAAGCGCCGGGCGCGTATAAGGACATTGCCACCGTGATGAAAGCGCAGACCGCGCTGGTGGATATTGTCGGCCGGTTCTACCCGAAGATCGTGCGGATGGCTGACGGAGGGCCGCGGGAAGATTAG
- a CDS encoding DinB family protein, with protein sequence MRNVVQFVREALINNFRELDRWFQADEDLLHFKPSPEQWNIREVLEHISLTNYFLLLIINKSTRRALARKLDGLILMAPHDYEEKFRQIETVSSKSFGWVNPDHLEPSGIRDMAEVRALLKQQFAQCMYNLSLLKNGEGRLVKTEMTRERSRKTGYLSIHLFPHPAHRPPPVTNAGAARAI encoded by the coding sequence ATGAGAAACGTAGTACAATTTGTAAGAGAGGCCCTGATAAACAACTTCCGGGAACTGGACCGCTGGTTCCAGGCGGATGAGGATCTGCTGCATTTCAAACCGTCACCGGAACAATGGAACATTCGCGAGGTATTGGAACACATTAGCCTGACCAACTACTTCCTCTTGCTCATCATCAATAAAAGCACCCGCAGGGCGCTGGCGCGGAAGCTGGACGGCCTCATCCTGATGGCCCCGCATGACTATGAAGAAAAGTTCCGGCAGATAGAGACCGTGAGCAGCAAATCCTTCGGATGGGTAAACCCGGATCACCTGGAACCCAGCGGTATCAGAGATATGGCCGAAGTGAGGGCATTGCTCAAGCAACAGTTCGCACAATGCATGTACAACCTCAGCCTGCTCAAAAATGGGGAAGGCCGGTTGGTGAAAACGGAGATGACCCGTGAACGATCTCGGAAAACTGGATATCTATCAATACATCTATTTCCTCACCCGGCACATCGCCCGCCACCAGTCACAAATGCTGGAGCTGCGCGAGCAATATGA